In Gimesia chilikensis, one DNA window encodes the following:
- a CDS encoding response regulator transcription factor, whose protein sequence is MKHQLDLPTDYEPRVFVVDDDESVSASIAELIGSMGFRATTYTSAEEFLADTDNRICGCVIADLRLMGCNAIEMLRKMKAAGYEIPLIILSAFVDVTTTVSAMSEGALTVLEKPYAEQELWDQVIAAILLDSEQRFARRWLMEYHEKEHRLTEGETEVMRMLLKGLSNKTISHQLDLSARTVVMRRKAILNKLEVDNVIDLAKLITKAQIIEQHLTTDNVVSEIKCQLQE, encoded by the coding sequence ATGAAACACCAGTTAGATTTACCAACCGATTATGAGCCTCGCGTCTTCGTGGTCGATGACGACGAATCCGTGAGCGCCTCCATAGCCGAGCTCATCGGCAGCATGGGCTTCAGAGCGACTACTTACACTTCCGCTGAAGAATTTCTGGCAGATACTGATAATCGCATTTGTGGTTGTGTCATTGCGGATCTGCGATTGATGGGCTGTAACGCCATCGAGATGCTGCGAAAAATGAAAGCAGCCGGCTATGAAATTCCGCTCATCATTCTTTCCGCCTTTGTGGATGTGACGACAACCGTTTCAGCCATGTCGGAGGGAGCCTTGACGGTTCTCGAAAAACCGTACGCCGAACAGGAACTCTGGGACCAGGTCATTGCTGCGATCCTGCTGGACTCGGAGCAACGGTTTGCCCGGCGCTGGCTGATGGAGTATCACGAGAAAGAGCATCGACTGACCGAGGGGGAAACCGAAGTCATGCGAATGCTGTTGAAGGGACTTTCCAACAAAACCATCAGTCACCAGTTGGATCTGTCTGCGCGGACGGTGGTCATGCGGAGAAAGGCCATCCTTAATAAACTGGAAGTGGATAATGTGATTGATCTGGCCAAGCTGATCACCAAGGCACAGATCATCGAACAGCACCTGACGACGGATAATGTCGTCTCAGAAATCAAATGCCAGCTGCAGGAGTAG